The following nucleotide sequence is from Vanrija pseudolonga chromosome 4, complete sequence.
CACATGATGCGCCCCACGGATCCCCACTCTGGATAATACTGCAGCATTCCCCGCAGCCGGAAGTGCTGCTGCGCGGTTTGCATGCCTTGGAGACAGTCAGACTTACATTGCCGGACTCTGACGCCCGCGGCATCGGCGAGATCGCCACTCTGCTATGTCAGTTTACAAGCGGGGGCCGACAGTGTGCACTCCATACCAGGCAAATCTCTGCCTTTCGCCCCGAACCGTTTGGCCGGACCTCCGCATGTACATACGGCCGAGTGCAGTCTTGGAAACCTCGCTACTATGCAGCATTGTCGGGACGAGTCCACTCTGATTCGCAACCGTCGGCACACAGACCGATCGCCGTTCCGAACATGAGGCATGTGGCCCCGCAGTCAGTCTTCTACTTCACATGCCGCTTGTTCTCGTCAGCGCCCGCCAGTTTGGCGAAAGCGCGTTTTACACGGAACCTTGGCCCGCACAACAAGCGATGGAACAGGAGTTGACGGACTCTCCGAACGCCAGGTTACCCACCTTGCGCATACAGATTGCGCCAAGGCAATACCCTGGTTATACGTGGTTGGTTGGCGCCCGTAACCGGCGCATGCTCTCTCAGTTGACACCCTAACCCTCCCTGGGACGGTCGGGTCCAGGTCCGAACGCTTATAACCCCACATCGTATTGCCCATTCTTTGACAGGACTCGCGTTCGCAATGTTGCCCCGCCCACACAACTGCAACCCTTACTCTCGTCACCCTCGGCCCGACCCCACCGACCCCGGCGGGCAGCTCGTTTATTGACATTGGCGCTGACAGCTCCACGGCATACATCGTGTCCTGCTGAACTGGTTGTCTGACGCTGTGACATTGTAGCCGaagacgtcgacgacctcgctgACGACCACAATGACCACCATCAACGGCAACGCGAGCGCCAACACCGGCGCCAGCTCCAGCACCACCTCAGTGCCCtcggccgacctcggcatTCACGTTCGCGACAAGCAGTTTGCGCTCACTtcccgcggcgccgactaCCGGTTCCACGTCGATTctgacggcgagctcgttcACGACTACTTCGGTGCGCATGCCCCGGGACTAGCCCCGTGGgagtcgcgcggcgccaacGGGTGGGGACACAAGCAGGtggacgagcgccgcgagtTCCCCGACCATGGCCGTGGTGACTTCCGCTTGCCGGCTGTCCATGTCCGGCACTCCACGGGCTCGACGGTCAGCTTCTTCGAGTACGTCGGCCACGACATCGTTCCAGGCAAGCCCAAGCTGCCTGGTCTTCCGGCGACGTTTGGCACACCAGAGGACGTCACCACGCTGGTGGTACATCTCGAGGACCACCGGTCAggcgtcaaggccgacctcAACTACTCGGTGTTTCACCAGCACAATGCCATCGCGCGTAGCTTCACTCTCACGAACAACGGCTCGAGTTCGGTAGAGATCCAGCGTGCGGCGAGCTTCTCCATCGATTTTGGGTCGGGCGACTGGGACATGGTCTCGCTCTCGGGCGAGTGGTGCCGTGAGGCCCAGGAGACGCGCCGCAAGGTGCAGATTGGGACGCAGGGGTAGGTCCAAGACCCGCAGTTGACCGCTACGAGCCCAGCTGAACACTGCAGCTTCCAGAGCTCCACCGGCTACTCGTCGCACTACTTCAACCCCTTCGTCGCCCTTCTCCCATCCACGACAACCGAGACCCACGGTCCGGCATACGGCATCTCGCTTGTGTACTCTGGCTCGTTCAGCGTCGATGTCGAGCGGCACGCATTCAACCTCGTTCGAGCTTCGATTGGCCTTAACCCGCTTCACCTCTCGTGGCCTCTGGCCCCCGGCCAGTCGTTCACGACTCCCGAAGCCGTGGCCGTCTATTCGTCCGAGGGTCTCGGCGGCATGAGCCGAAATCTGCACCGACTCTATCGCAACCACCTGTCTCGCTCCCCATGGACGCTGCGGGAACGACCGGTGCTCCTCAACTCGTGGGAGGGCATGTACTTCAATTTCACCGCCGAGATGCTCTACAAGCGTGCCAGGGACGCGGCTGAGCTTGGCGTGAGCCTGTTCGTTCTCGACGACGGATGGTTTGGTGACAAACACCCTCGCGTGCATGACAATGCCGGGCTCGGTGACTGGGTCGTCAATCCCAAACGCTTGCCCTCCGGGCTGGACGCCTTTGTCAAGACAGTCAATGCGATCGAGGTCAAAGGAGGACGCGGCCCACTCAAATTCGGTATCTGGGTCGAGCCGGAGATGGTTAACCCCAGCTCGGAGCTATACGAGGCACACCCAGACTGGGTGCTCCACTCTGGGACACACAAGCGCACCGAGATGCGCCAGCAACTCGTGCTCGATCTGAGCAAACGCGAGGTGCAAGACTACATCATCGACGCCATTGGCAAGATCCTGTCATGCGCAAACATCGAGTATGTCAAGTGGGACAACAACCGAGGCATGCACGaggtgccgtcgccgaccacgccgcACTCCTACATGCTCGGCCTGTACCGCATCCTTGACTCGTTGACGACATCGTTCCCGAAGATACTGTTCGAGGGATGTGCATCGGGCGGTGGGCGATTCGACCCCGGCATCCTGTGCTACTGGCCCCAGTCGTGGACGTcggacgacacggacgcTGTCGAGCGCCTGCATATCCAGTTCGGCACGTCGCTCGCGTACCCTCCCTCGTCGATGGGCTGCCacgtgtcggcggcgccagggGAGCAGGTGGGCCGCACCACCCCCCTGCTATTCCGCGCACATGTCGCGCTCATGGGCGGTTCGTTTGGATTTGAGCTCGAGACCGAGAAGATGTCacccgaggagcgcgggcaGGTGACAGAGATTGTTGCGCTCGCAGAAAAGGTCAACCCGTACGTCATCGACGGCGACCTGTACAGACTGGCGCTGCCCGACGAGTCGAATTGGCCAGCAGCACTGTACGTCAAGCCGGATGGCTCTAGCGCTGTGCTACTCGCCTTCCAGGTCTACGCGCGCATCCGCATCGACACGCCGCTACTCCGTCTCCAGGGCCTGGACCACTCGGTGTACGAGATCGACGGTGTGCACTACTCCGGCGCGGTACTTGCCCACGTCGGCCTCAAACTCGACTGGAAGCCGGTGCACTTGCCAGCGGCTGATCATCAAAGCAAGGTGCTCTTCATCAACCGGGTGTAGATGTAGATTGCAAGGGCGGCTTGTGCGTGATAAGATGAGTGTGTAGGAGATTAGCAGTGATTGCAGATACATAGATTGCCCTGAAGTTGCCGAGATGCAACGCAGCTCCCCCACTCTGGCGGATAACGATGCGATGAGACTAGGATCATGCAgagagcgcggcgaggtgcccGATACACTCGTTGTGCGTGGCGACGTGCATatggcggcgatgatgtGCGACGACAAGGTTGACCCGACCGCCCACAGTGGTGGACATGTCCTCGGACCGCTCTCCTCCGTCGCCGATATACCGGTCCTCGGCACAGGGACCGACCTCCACACGTCAACAGTCATTCCCGTTCTTGCCAGGTCAGTATATGTAATTGTCTGGAGCTCATaaagccagccagcgcaccgtcgaggcccccacccccccccccccccccccccgcggCAACACGATGACA
It contains:
- the agl2_0 gene encoding Alpha-galactosidase 2 yields the protein MTTINGNASANTGASSSTTSVPSADLGIHVRDKQFALTSRGADYRFHVDSDGELVHDYFGAHAPGLAPWESRGANGWGHKQVDERREFPDHGRGDFRLPAVHVRHSTGSTVSFFEYVGHDIVPGKPKLPGLPATFGTPEDVTTLVVHLEDHRSGVKADLNYSVFHQHNAIARSFTLTNNGSSSVEIQRAASFSIDFGSGDWDMVSLSGEWCREAQETRRKVQIGTQGFQSSTGYSSHYFNPFVALLPSTTTETHGPAYGISLVYSGSFSVDVERHAFNLVRASIGLNPLHLSWPLAPGQSFTTPEAVAVYSSEGLGGMSRNLHRLYRNHLSRSPWTLRERPVLLNSWEGMYFNFTAEMLYKRARDAAELGVSLFVLDDGWFGDKHPRVHDNAGLGDWVVNPKRLPSGLDAFVKTVNAIEVKGGRGPLKFGIWVEPEMVNPSSELYEAHPDWVLHSGTHKRTEMRQQLVLDLSKREVQDYIIDAIGKILSCANIEYVKWDNNRGMHEVPSPTTPHSYMLGLYRILDSLTTSFPKILFEGCASGGGRFDPGILCYWPQSWTSDDTDAVERLHIQFGTSLAYPPSSMGCHVSAAPGEQVGRTTPLLFRAHVALMGGSFGFELETEKMSPEERGQVTEIVALAEKVNPYVIDGDLYRLALPDESNWPAALYVKPDGSSAVLLAFQVYARIRIDTPLLRLQGLDHSVYEIDGVHYSGAVLAHVGLKLDWKPVHLPAADHQSKVLFINRV